A genomic region of Dickeya solani IPO 2222 contains the following coding sequences:
- a CDS encoding SpoVR family protein, whose translation MVISTDERVTSPQRLSDGPDWTFDLLQVYLGEIDRVAKLYRLETYPHQIEVITSEQMMDAYSSIGMPINYAHWSFGKKFIETEQRYKHGQQGLAYEIVINSNPCIAYLMEENTMPMQALVMAHACYGHNSFFKGNYLFRSWTDASSIVDYLLFARQYIAQCEERHGVDEVEKLLDSCHALMNYGVDRYKRPQKISLEEEKLRQKSREAYLQSQVNELWRTLPRREQETSPEKAHRFPNEPQENLLYFMEKNAPLLEPWQREILRIVRKISQYFYPQKQTQVMNEGWATFWHYSILNHLYDEGKLSDRFMLEFLHSHTNVVYQPPYNSPYYSGINPYALGFAMFQDIKRICQEPTEEDRYWFPDIAGKDWLDTLHFAMQNFKDESFISQFLSPKVMRDFRLFTVLDDDSNNYLEIAAIHDEKGYQKIRQELSSQYNLSNIEPNIQVWNVDLRGNRSLTLRYVPQSRAPLDKSSHEVMKHVYRLWGFDVTLEQMNEDGSVELIDRCPPRNAAL comes from the coding sequence ATGGTTATATCGACTGATGAGCGGGTAACGAGCCCACAACGTCTGAGTGACGGACCTGACTGGACATTCGATTTGCTGCAGGTCTATCTGGGTGAAATTGACCGGGTAGCCAAACTCTATCGCCTGGAAACCTATCCTCACCAAATCGAGGTGATCACCTCTGAACAGATGATGGACGCCTATTCCAGCATCGGGATGCCCATCAACTATGCCCACTGGTCGTTCGGCAAGAAATTCATCGAAACCGAGCAACGTTACAAGCACGGTCAGCAAGGGCTGGCATACGAAATCGTCATCAACTCCAACCCCTGCATCGCCTACCTGATGGAAGAGAACACCATGCCGATGCAAGCGCTGGTGATGGCGCACGCCTGCTACGGCCACAACTCGTTCTTCAAGGGCAACTACCTGTTTCGCAGTTGGACCGACGCCAGCTCAATTGTCGATTATCTGCTGTTCGCCCGTCAGTACATCGCTCAATGTGAAGAGCGCCACGGCGTTGACGAGGTGGAAAAGTTGCTCGACTCCTGCCACGCGTTGATGAATTACGGCGTGGATCGCTATAAACGACCGCAGAAAATCTCGCTGGAAGAGGAAAAACTACGTCAAAAAAGCCGCGAAGCCTATCTGCAAAGTCAGGTAAACGAACTCTGGCGTACGCTTCCCCGCCGCGAGCAGGAGACATCGCCGGAAAAAGCCCACCGCTTCCCGAATGAGCCGCAGGAAAACCTGCTCTATTTCATGGAGAAAAATGCTCCGCTGCTGGAACCCTGGCAGCGTGAAATCCTGCGTATCGTGCGTAAGATCAGTCAGTATTTTTACCCGCAAAAACAGACGCAGGTGATGAATGAAGGCTGGGCCACGTTCTGGCACTACAGCATCCTCAATCATCTCTATGACGAGGGAAAACTGTCTGACCGCTTTATGCTGGAGTTTCTCCACAGCCACACTAACGTGGTCTACCAGCCGCCGTACAACAGCCCTTACTATAGTGGCATCAACCCGTATGCGCTCGGCTTCGCCATGTTTCAGGACATCAAGCGTATTTGTCAGGAGCCGACGGAAGAAGACCGTTACTGGTTCCCGGACATCGCGGGCAAAGACTGGCTGGATACCCTGCACTTCGCGATGCAGAACTTTAAGGACGAGAGTTTCATCAGCCAGTTCCTGTCGCCCAAAGTAATGCGGGATTTCCGTCTGTTTACCGTACTGGATGACGACAGTAATAATTATCTGGAGATCGCCGCCATCCACGATGAAAAAGGTTACCAAAAGATCCGCCAGGAGTTGTCTTCCCAGTACAACCTGAGCAACATCGAACCCAATATTCAGGTCTGGAATGTGGATTTACGCGGCAATCGCTCGCTGACCTTGCGCTATGTGCCGCAGAGTCGGGCGCCGCTGGACAAAAGCAGCCATGAGGTTATGAAGCACGTTTACCGTTTATGGGGATTTGATGTCACGCTGGAGCAAATGAATGAGGATGGTAGTGTCGAACTGATTGACCGCTGCCCGCCACGCAATGCTGCCCTATAG
- the fadR gene encoding fatty acid metabolism transcriptional regulator FadR: MVIKAQSPAGFAEEYIIESIWNNRFPPGSILPAERELSELIGVTRTTLREVLQRLSRDGWLTIQHGKPTKINNFWETSGLNILETLARLDHDSVPQLIDNLLAVRTNIAGIFIRTAIRLHPAKSVEILKLTESVKDTSDAYAELDYNVFRGLAFASGNPIYGLIINGLKGLYIRVGRYYFSNPEARTTALAFYRRLESLGNDGLYEQVPDVIRQYGKESGALWHSMQNAIPRDLAEGRG; the protein is encoded by the coding sequence ATGGTTATAAAGGCGCAAAGTCCGGCGGGATTCGCGGAAGAGTACATTATTGAAAGTATATGGAATAATCGTTTTCCTCCGGGATCCATTCTGCCGGCAGAACGGGAATTGTCCGAATTGATCGGGGTTACGCGCACGACGTTGCGCGAGGTGCTTCAGCGCCTGTCCCGTGATGGATGGCTAACGATTCAGCACGGTAAACCGACCAAAATCAATAACTTTTGGGAAACGTCCGGGCTGAATATCCTTGAAACGCTGGCCCGGCTTGATCACGACAGCGTTCCCCAATTGATTGACAACCTACTGGCGGTGCGCACCAATATCGCCGGGATTTTCATTCGCACCGCGATTCGTCTGCATCCGGCTAAGTCGGTAGAAATACTTAAGCTGACTGAATCAGTTAAAGACACGTCGGATGCTTACGCCGAACTGGATTACAACGTGTTCCGCGGATTGGCGTTCGCCTCCGGCAACCCGATTTACGGTCTGATTATCAACGGGCTGAAGGGGTTGTATATCCGCGTTGGGCGTTACTACTTCTCCAATCCGGAAGCTCGCACAACAGCGCTGGCGTTCTATCGCCGTCTGGAGTCGCTGGGCAATGACGGGCTGTATGAGCAGGTTCCCGACGTGATTCGCCAATACGGCAAAGAGAGCGGGGCGCTGTGGCACAGCATGCAGAACGCCATCCCGCGTGATCTGGCCGAAGGCCGCGGTTAG
- the dsbB gene encoding disulfide bond formation protein DsbB, with protein sequence MLRFLNRCSRGRGAWLLMAFTALVFELIALYFQYSMMLKPCVLCIYQRAALYGVMAAGLVGAIAPGTLLRYPAIGLWIYSAWEGLSLAIKHTNIQLHPSPFVTCDFFVSFPSWLPLDKWLPAIFTATGDCAERQWSFLSLEMPQWMIVIFGAYLLVAALVLIAQPFRPKRRDLFGR encoded by the coding sequence ATGTTGCGATTTTTGAACCGTTGCTCCCGTGGTCGGGGCGCCTGGCTTTTGATGGCGTTCACGGCACTGGTTTTTGAACTGATTGCTCTCTATTTCCAGTACTCAATGATGCTTAAACCCTGCGTACTGTGCATCTATCAGCGGGCCGCGCTCTACGGCGTGATGGCCGCTGGTCTGGTGGGCGCCATCGCCCCCGGTACACTGCTGCGCTATCCGGCAATCGGATTATGGATTTACAGTGCCTGGGAAGGACTGTCGCTGGCCATCAAACACACTAATATCCAGTTGCACCCGTCGCCGTTCGTCACCTGCGACTTTTTTGTCAGTTTTCCGTCCTGGTTGCCGCTGGACAAATGGCTGCCGGCGATTTTCACCGCGACCGGCGACTGCGCCGAGCGCCAGTGGAGTTTCCTGAGTCTGGAAATGCCGCAGTGGATGATCGTGATTTTCGGTGCCTATCTGCTGGTCGCCGCGCTGGTGCTGATTGCCCAGCCTTTCCGCCCCAAACGCCGCGACCTGTTCGGTCGCTAA
- a CDS encoding YcgN family cysteine cluster protein — MTQKPFWETQTLEQMSDDEWEALCDGCGRCCLHKLIDEDTDELYFTNVACNQLNIKSCQCRNYARRFEYEPDCIKLTRENLLSFDWLPETCAYRLIHEGKGLQPWHPLLSGSKAAMHQQRISVRNIAVRESDVMDWQDHILNKPEWAR; from the coding sequence ATGACTCAAAAACCCTTTTGGGAAACCCAAACCCTGGAGCAAATGTCGGACGACGAGTGGGAAGCGCTTTGTGACGGCTGCGGGCGTTGCTGTTTGCACAAGCTGATCGATGAAGACACGGACGAACTCTATTTCACCAATGTGGCCTGTAATCAGTTGAATATCAAAAGCTGCCAGTGCCGTAACTATGCGCGCCGGTTTGAGTACGAGCCGGATTGCATCAAGCTGACGCGGGAAAACCTGTTGTCGTTCGATTGGTTGCCCGAAACCTGCGCTTACCGGCTGATACATGAAGGGAAAGGGTTGCAACCGTGGCACCCGTTGTTGTCGGGCTCTAAAGCGGCGATGCATCAACAAAGGATCTCGGTGCGCAACATCGCCGTGCGTGAAAGTGATGTGATGGATTGGCAGGACCATATTTTGAACAAACCGGAGTGGGCCAGATAA
- a CDS encoding fumarylacetoacetate hydrolase family protein: MYQHRDWQGALLDFPVNKVVCVGSNYSEHIREMGSAKSAEPVLFIKPETALCDLRQPVAIPKELGSVHHEVELAVLIGTPLKQANEERVARAIAGYGVALDLTLRDLQAGFKKAGQPWEKAKGFDGSCPVSGFIPVAEFGDPQQAELGISINGEVRQQGNTRDMITPILPLIAYMSRFFTLRAGDIILTGTPQGVGPLQPGDALTITLNERTLTSHVI, translated from the coding sequence ATGTATCAACACAGAGACTGGCAGGGCGCATTACTGGATTTTCCGGTTAACAAAGTGGTTTGCGTCGGCAGCAACTATTCCGAGCACATTCGTGAAATGGGCAGCGCCAAATCGGCGGAACCGGTTCTGTTCATCAAGCCTGAAACCGCGTTGTGCGATTTGCGTCAGCCGGTGGCTATTCCTAAAGAACTGGGTTCGGTACACCACGAGGTTGAACTGGCGGTGTTGATCGGCACACCGCTCAAGCAGGCTAATGAAGAGCGGGTCGCCAGGGCGATTGCCGGTTACGGCGTGGCGCTGGATCTGACGCTGCGCGATTTACAGGCCGGGTTCAAGAAAGCCGGACAACCGTGGGAAAAAGCCAAAGGGTTCGATGGTTCCTGTCCGGTATCCGGGTTTATCCCGGTGGCTGAATTTGGCGATCCGCAGCAGGCGGAACTGGGCATCAGCATCAATGGCGAGGTGCGCCAGCAGGGCAATACCCGCGACATGATCACGCCTATTCTGCCGTTGATCGCCTACATGAGCCGCTTTTTTACCCTGCGTGCTGGCGACATCATCCTGACCGGTACGCCGCAAGGCGTGGGGCCGCTGCAGCCGGGCGATGCGTTAACCATTACGCTCAACGAGCGCACGCTGACAAGCCACGTTATCTGA
- a CDS encoding YcgL domain-containing protein, whose product MYCVIYRSSKRDQTYLYVEKKDDFSRVPDELMKSFGLPHLVMILPLDGRKKLVSADIDKVKQMLIEQGFYLQLPPPPENLLDELQASVKK is encoded by the coding sequence ATGTATTGTGTGATCTACAGAAGTTCCAAACGCGATCAAACATATCTCTATGTCGAAAAAAAAGACGATTTTTCCCGCGTGCCTGATGAACTGATGAAAAGTTTCGGTCTGCCGCATTTGGTGATGATATTACCGCTTGATGGCAGGAAGAAACTGGTGTCAGCAGATATTGATAAGGTAAAACAGATGCTTATCGAGCAGGGTTTTTATCTGCAATTGCCGCCGCCGCCGGAAAATCTATTGGATGAACTGCAGGCAAGTGTAAAAAAATAA
- the minC gene encoding septum site-determining protein MinC, which yields MSQTPIELKGSNFTLSVVHLHDAQPDIIHQALQEKIEQAPAFLKNAPVVVNVSALPVDADWIELQQAITAAGLRVVGVSGCDDEQLRLSIAKAGLPLLLEGKLREGKERRAAQPPAPVAVPVKTRVINTPVRSGQQIYARDCDLIVTSNVSAGAEVIADGNIHIYGMMRGRALAGVSGDVSSQIFCTHLAAELVSIAGRYWLSEQIPENYFGKAARLKLSPPDHVLTIQPLD from the coding sequence ATGTCACAAACGCCAATTGAGTTGAAAGGCAGCAACTTTACCTTATCCGTTGTTCATCTGCATGATGCGCAGCCCGATATTATTCACCAGGCCCTGCAGGAAAAGATTGAACAGGCGCCGGCGTTTCTTAAAAACGCGCCGGTAGTCGTCAATGTTTCGGCCCTGCCCGTTGACGCTGACTGGATTGAGCTCCAGCAGGCGATTACCGCCGCCGGTCTGCGGGTCGTGGGGGTAAGCGGGTGCGATGATGAGCAACTCAGGCTATCTATCGCCAAAGCGGGGCTCCCGCTATTACTTGAAGGTAAATTACGCGAAGGCAAGGAACGCCGGGCGGCTCAACCTCCGGCGCCGGTCGCTGTGCCGGTTAAAACTCGGGTGATCAATACACCCGTTCGTTCCGGACAGCAAATTTACGCCCGCGACTGTGACCTTATCGTTACCAGCAATGTTAGCGCCGGTGCCGAGGTCATTGCCGACGGCAATATCCATATTTACGGCATGATGCGCGGCCGCGCGCTGGCGGGGGTCTCTGGCGATGTCAGCAGCCAGATCTTCTGCACCCATCTGGCCGCCGAGTTGGTGTCTATCGCCGGGCGTTACTGGCTCAGCGAACAGATACCGGAAAACTATTTCGGGAAGGCGGCGCGCCTGAAACTCAGTCCGCCCGACCATGTTCTGACCATACAACCTCTAGACTAG
- the minD gene encoding septum site-determining protein MinD produces MARIIVVTSGKGGVGKTTSSAAIATGLAQKGKKTVVIDFDIGLRNLDLIMGCERRVVYDFVNVIQNDATLNQALIKDKRTENLYILPASQTRDKEALTREGVDKVLNDLADMAFDFIICDSPAGIETGALMALYFADEAIITTNPEVSSVRDSDRILGILSSKSRRAEQSQEPIKEHLLLTRYNPGRVNRGDMLSMEDVLEILRIPLVGVIPEDQSVLRASNQGEPVILDKDADAGKAYEDTVDRLLGEERPYRFIEEEKKSFLKRLFGG; encoded by the coding sequence ATGGCACGCATCATTGTTGTTACTTCAGGTAAAGGGGGCGTTGGCAAGACCACTTCAAGCGCGGCCATTGCTACCGGTTTAGCCCAAAAAGGTAAGAAGACGGTTGTCATCGACTTTGACATCGGTCTGCGTAACCTCGACCTGATCATGGGATGTGAGCGTCGGGTCGTGTATGACTTTGTGAATGTCATCCAGAACGACGCCACCCTGAATCAGGCGCTGATAAAAGATAAGCGTACCGAAAATCTGTATATCCTGCCGGCGTCGCAGACCCGTGATAAAGAAGCCCTGACCCGCGAAGGCGTGGACAAGGTGCTCAATGATCTGGCCGACATGGCGTTCGATTTCATTATCTGCGACTCCCCCGCCGGTATTGAAACCGGTGCGCTGATGGCGCTTTACTTCGCGGATGAAGCCATCATCACCACCAACCCGGAAGTGTCGTCAGTACGCGACTCCGACCGTATCCTGGGGATTCTGTCCTCCAAGTCACGCCGCGCCGAACAGAGCCAGGAGCCGATCAAGGAGCATTTGCTGCTCACCCGTTACAATCCGGGCCGCGTCAACCGCGGCGACATGCTGAGCATGGAGGACGTGCTGGAAATTCTGCGCATCCCGCTGGTCGGCGTGATCCCAGAAGATCAGTCGGTACTGCGTGCATCCAATCAGGGCGAACCGGTAATCCTGGACAAAGACGCCGATGCGGGCAAAGCCTATGAGGACACCGTGGATCGTCTGTTGGGAGAAGAACGGCCTTACCGTTTTATCGAGGAAGAGAAGAAAAGCTTCCTGAAACGACTCTTTGGGGGGTAA
- the minE gene encoding cell division topological specificity factor MinE, translated as MALLDFFLSRKKTTANIAKERLQIIVAERRRGDNEPHYLPQLKRDILEVICKYVQIDPEMVTVQLEQKGDDISVLELNVTLPEADEPTTPADK; from the coding sequence ATGGCGTTACTCGATTTCTTTTTGTCCCGCAAAAAAACGACAGCCAATATCGCCAAGGAACGGCTACAGATTATTGTCGCGGAGCGACGCCGTGGGGACAACGAACCACATTACCTGCCGCAGCTGAAACGCGACATTCTGGAAGTCATCTGCAAATACGTGCAGATTGACCCGGAAATGGTGACAGTACAGTTGGAGCAAAAAGGCGACGACATTTCCGTGCTGGAACTGAACGTTACCTTACCGGAAGCCGACGAGCCCACGACGCCCGCCGACAAATAA
- the rnd gene encoding ribonuclease D, with protein sequence MNYQLITTDEGLSAVCAQACAVSEVALDTEFVRTRTYYPQLGLIQLYDGDNLSLIDPLAIRDWAPFRALLQNPQVTKFLHASSEDLEVFLNAFGCLPSPFIDTQILAAFLGKPLSYGFAALVADYRQVALDKSESRTDWLARPLSEKQCQYAAADVFYLLPVARTLVEETRTAGWLEAALDECLLLCQRRQDVLAPELAYREIGNAWQLRGRHLACLQKLAAWRLRKARERDSAVNFIVREENLWQVARCLPGSLGELDSLGLSGPEIRYHGKTLLALVAETTSLSEADYPPPVVNLIDYPGYKKAFRDIKALVQQCAEHSGLSAELLASRRQINRLLNWHWKLTLPENEPEMVTGWRGRLFGQGLKDILAHY encoded by the coding sequence TTGAATTATCAGTTGATTACTACCGATGAAGGATTATCAGCGGTGTGCGCGCAGGCGTGCGCGGTGTCCGAGGTAGCGCTGGACACCGAATTTGTCCGGACCCGTACTTATTACCCACAACTGGGGCTGATCCAGTTGTATGACGGTGACAATCTGTCGCTGATCGACCCGTTGGCGATCCGTGACTGGGCGCCGTTTCGCGCGCTGTTGCAGAACCCGCAGGTGACCAAGTTTCTGCATGCCAGCAGCGAAGACTTGGAGGTGTTTCTGAACGCGTTCGGCTGCCTGCCGTCGCCGTTTATCGATACCCAGATTCTGGCGGCGTTTCTGGGTAAGCCGTTATCCTATGGTTTTGCTGCGCTGGTAGCCGATTACCGCCAGGTGGCGTTGGATAAAAGCGAATCCCGCACCGACTGGCTGGCACGTCCGCTCAGCGAAAAACAGTGCCAGTACGCCGCGGCCGACGTGTTCTATCTGCTGCCGGTAGCCAGAACGCTGGTGGAGGAAACCCGTACGGCAGGTTGGCTGGAAGCGGCGCTGGATGAGTGCCTGTTACTGTGTCAGCGCCGTCAGGACGTGCTGGCGCCGGAATTGGCGTATCGGGAGATCGGCAATGCCTGGCAACTGCGCGGCCGTCATCTGGCCTGTCTGCAGAAACTGGCGGCGTGGCGCCTTCGCAAGGCGCGGGAGCGCGACAGCGCGGTCAATTTCATTGTCCGGGAAGAAAACCTGTGGCAAGTGGCCCGCTGTTTACCGGGCTCGCTTGGGGAGTTGGATTCGCTGGGGCTAAGCGGGCCGGAAATTCGTTATCATGGCAAGACCCTGCTGGCGCTGGTAGCGGAAACCACGTCGCTGAGCGAAGCGGATTATCCGCCGCCGGTGGTCAATCTGATCGACTATCCCGGTTATAAGAAAGCGTTTCGTGACATCAAGGCGTTGGTGCAGCAGTGTGCGGAACACAGTGGATTGTCGGCTGAATTACTGGCATCCCGTCGGCAGATTAACCGATTGCTGAACTGGCACTGGAAACTGACGTTGCCGGAAAATGAACCGGAAATGGTAACTGGCTGGCGTGGCCGCCTGTTTGGACAAGGTCTGAAAGACATTCTGGCGCATTACTGA
- the fadD gene encoding long-chain-fatty-acid--CoA ligase FadD, translated as MEKIWLARYPADVPAEIDPDRYTSLIELFEHAVSRYADQPAFINMGEVMTFRRLEERSRAFAAYLQHQLKLKKGDRVALMMPNLLQYPIALFGVLRAGLVVVNVNPLYTPRELEHQLKDCGASAIVIVSNFAHTLEKVVYNTPVKHVILTRMGDQLAPAKGTLVNFVVKYIKRLVPKYHLPDAISFRQALQQGKRMPYVKPEVNNQDLAFLQYTGGTTGIAKGAMLTHRNMQANLMQANAAYGPVLQEGQELVVTALPLYHIFALTVNCLLFVEIGGKNLLITNPRDIPGMIKELAHYPFTAITGVNTLFNALLNHDAFSRLDFSTLRLSVGGGASVQQVVAERWEKLTGIHLLEGYGLTESAPLVAGNPYDLQHYSGSIGLPVPSTDVRIINDDGQDVAPGEPGELWVRGPQVMSGYWQQPTATHDVLKEGWLATGDIVTADEQGFLKIVDRKKDMILVSGFNVYPNEIEEVVVRHPKVSEAAAIGVPSETSGEAVKVFVVCRDPSLTVEELISHCRRNLTGYKVPRLFEFRGELPKSNVGKILRRELRNEQSAA; from the coding sequence TTGGAAAAAATCTGGTTAGCGCGTTATCCGGCGGATGTCCCTGCGGAAATTGACCCGGATCGCTACACTTCGCTAATCGAGTTGTTTGAACACGCGGTGTCGCGTTATGCCGACCAGCCCGCCTTTATCAATATGGGCGAGGTGATGACCTTCCGTCGGCTGGAAGAACGCAGCCGTGCTTTCGCCGCTTACCTGCAGCATCAGTTGAAACTGAAAAAGGGCGATCGCGTCGCGTTGATGATGCCCAACCTGCTGCAATATCCGATCGCGCTGTTCGGCGTGCTGCGGGCCGGGCTGGTGGTGGTCAATGTCAATCCGCTGTATACGCCGCGCGAGCTGGAGCACCAACTGAAAGACTGCGGTGCCTCGGCCATCGTTATCGTCTCCAATTTTGCCCATACGCTGGAAAAGGTGGTGTACAACACCCCGGTGAAGCATGTGATCCTGACCCGTATGGGCGATCAGCTGGCACCGGCCAAAGGCACGCTGGTCAACTTTGTGGTTAAGTACATCAAGCGTCTGGTGCCGAAATATCACCTGCCGGACGCCATTTCGTTCCGCCAGGCGCTACAGCAGGGCAAACGGATGCCGTATGTGAAGCCGGAGGTGAACAATCAGGATCTGGCGTTCCTGCAATATACCGGCGGCACCACCGGCATCGCCAAGGGCGCTATGCTGACCCACCGGAATATGCAAGCCAATCTGATGCAGGCCAACGCCGCTTATGGCCCGGTGTTGCAGGAAGGACAAGAGCTGGTGGTGACGGCGCTGCCGCTCTATCACATTTTTGCGCTGACGGTGAATTGCCTGTTGTTTGTTGAAATCGGCGGAAAAAACCTGCTGATCACCAACCCACGCGATATCCCCGGCATGATCAAAGAACTGGCGCACTATCCGTTTACCGCCATTACCGGGGTGAATACGCTGTTCAACGCCTTGCTGAACCACGACGCGTTTAGCCGGCTGGATTTCTCCACGCTGCGGCTGTCGGTAGGCGGCGGCGCCTCGGTGCAACAGGTGGTGGCCGAGCGGTGGGAAAAGCTGACCGGCATCCATCTGCTGGAAGGCTATGGGTTGACGGAAAGCGCGCCGCTGGTGGCGGGAAATCCGTATGACCTGCAGCATTACAGCGGCAGCATCGGCTTGCCGGTGCCGTCCACCGATGTGCGTATCATTAATGATGACGGTCAGGATGTGGCGCCCGGCGAACCCGGTGAATTGTGGGTGCGTGGCCCGCAGGTGATGTCCGGTTACTGGCAGCAGCCAACGGCGACTCACGACGTACTGAAAGAGGGCTGGCTGGCGACCGGTGACATTGTTACGGCGGATGAGCAGGGATTTCTGAAGATCGTCGATCGTAAAAAAGACATGATTCTGGTGTCCGGCTTCAATGTTTATCCCAATGAAATCGAGGAAGTGGTGGTGCGCCATCCGAAGGTATCCGAAGCCGCGGCGATTGGCGTGCCCAGCGAAACGTCGGGCGAGGCGGTGAAAGTCTTCGTGGTGTGCCGCGATCCCTCGCTGACGGTGGAGGAGCTGATCAGTCACTGCCGTCGTAACCTCACCGGGTATAAAGTGCCGCGGCTATTTGAATTCCGCGGCGAGTTACCGAAGTCCAACGTGGGGAAAATTCTCCGGCGTGAGCTGCGTAATGAGCAGTCAGCCGCCTGA
- a CDS encoding Slp family lipoprotein codes for MRLRRTGLCGLLLLSLAGLSGCVTLPAEIRGTSATPQMDLIRVMNAPNLYVGQESRFGGRIADIRNEANRTRLEIVSLPLDDAGRPRLGDPSEGRLVAYINGFLEPVDFKNQLITVVGPITGTEQGKIGERPYQYVVVSVQGYKRWRVVQQVVLPPRAYDPWWDRRYRHAWGPGWGPDWNDGYAPAQVESVVTE; via the coding sequence ATGCGGCTGCGCCGGACCGGGCTGTGCGGACTGTTGTTGCTGAGCCTGGCGGGGCTGTCAGGTTGCGTCACGCTACCGGCAGAAATTCGCGGGACCTCCGCCACGCCGCAGATGGACCTGATTCGGGTGATGAATGCGCCGAATCTGTACGTCGGCCAGGAATCGCGCTTTGGCGGCCGGATTGCGGATATCCGCAACGAGGCCAATCGCACCCGGCTGGAAATTGTCAGTTTGCCGTTGGATGATGCCGGCCGGCCGCGACTGGGCGACCCCTCCGAAGGCCGACTGGTCGCCTACATCAATGGTTTTCTGGAGCCGGTGGATTTCAAAAACCAGTTGATCACCGTGGTAGGGCCAATTACCGGCACCGAGCAGGGTAAAATCGGTGAACGGCCATATCAGTACGTGGTGGTGAGCGTACAGGGCTATAAACGCTGGCGAGTGGTACAGCAGGTGGTGTTGCCGCCGCGGGCTTACGATCCCTGGTGGGATCGTCGCTACCGCCATGCATGGGGACCCGGTTGGGGACCGGACTGGAACGACGGGTATGCGCCGGCTCAGGTGGAGTCTGTCGTTACGGAGTAA
- the tsaB gene encoding tRNA (adenosine(37)-N6)-threonylcarbamoyltransferase complex dimerization subunit type 1 TsaB, giving the protein MSTRILALDTATEACSVALWNDGEIHSLFEVCPREHTQRVLPMVRQLLADHGMTLSQLDALAFGRGPGSFTGVRIGIGIAQGLALGADLPMLGVSTLATLAQGAHRLTGASRVLTAIDARMGEVYWAGYERDEQGNWHGEASEAVLAPVQVQSLAASLNGDWATAGTGWQTYPDLLGHPGIILNHTEMLLPQAQDMLPLAWRLWTSGGAVNVEQAEPRYLRNEVAWKKLPGRV; this is encoded by the coding sequence ATGTCTACGCGAATTTTAGCGCTTGATACCGCAACGGAAGCCTGTTCCGTTGCACTCTGGAATGACGGTGAAATCCATTCCCTGTTTGAAGTTTGCCCCCGCGAGCATACCCAGCGGGTGCTGCCGATGGTCCGGCAATTGCTGGCCGATCACGGCATGACGCTCAGTCAACTGGATGCGCTGGCATTTGGGCGCGGGCCGGGCAGCTTCACCGGCGTGCGTATTGGCATCGGCATCGCGCAAGGGCTGGCGCTTGGCGCGGATTTACCGATGCTTGGTGTCTCGACGCTGGCGACGCTGGCGCAAGGGGCGCACCGCCTGACCGGCGCCAGCCGGGTGCTGACCGCCATTGATGCCCGCATGGGCGAAGTCTACTGGGCAGGCTACGAGCGTGATGAGCAGGGCAATTGGCACGGCGAGGCGAGTGAAGCCGTGCTGGCGCCGGTGCAGGTGCAGTCACTGGCGGCATCGCTGAACGGCGACTGGGCTACGGCAGGAACCGGCTGGCAAACCTATCCAGACTTGCTCGGCCATCCTGGCATTATCCTGAATCACACCGAGATGCTGTTGCCGCAGGCGCAGGACATGCTGCCGCTGGCGTGGCGGTTATGGACGTCGGGCGGCGCGGTGAACGTGGAGCAGGCCGAACCCCGTTATCTGCGCAATGAAGTGGCGTGGAAAAAATTACCCGGCCGTGTATAA